A genomic region of Deltaproteobacteria bacterium contains the following coding sequences:
- a CDS encoding sensor domain-containing diguanylate cyclase yields MRLTATIDRRMRPLARLLPALGAATMLFCLARGRFASLGTLDWTELGVTWMLLAGIGAAGWRRFRIAFRGAPRMMRDDVELGAVLLAAAYAVVRVGGAPLYPLVFLVMASLVAFLPRAAGAVLLGVALAFDAAVQLLAVPPHAMEFGSHAAFLALFAGLYHAVLAAQMAAARAAEASAVKRRLAEVEERARAYRLVNAGGSETTGGDVEEREKWMLASVKEVEGAVSSALEIAELALHTHTCAVFLLSLNERELKLHDCRSQSELVKRDALNAGEGLLASVIKRGAPVRLCGNLKGVSYYEGDLHIQSVLAVPLLEAATDGGGPRVRGVLVADRRNAEPFTDADEQILNAVAGEVLRAIEVERVMGYIKKTRDEKDRFYKAIEELNRVTKPGEVFATANELARSLCRLDFVAFTLVEEQGGKRRHKVMSVSGVTAAHALSNYVFPDNNGLVANVVRYGAPLPGRDVRSMDATVIFDDDAAVKGLAGLKIFPLRAGDKILGTLVAGSRRRGVLDEEAMRVLEVLAIQAAQSVLRAQLFEQMEKMATTDGLTGLTNHRTFQSKLDEQLGVARRYGRKLSFILTDIDHFKSVNDTYGHPVGDQVLKGVARILQETARDTDVVARYGGEEFALVMPETDAAGAKVIAERIRERVKATVFQTELGPLKVTMSLGISTCPDVSDKKEVLIEKSDQCLYFAKHHGRNRSVTVAEMEAGNRMRAAAAG; encoded by the coding sequence ATGCGGCTCACCGCGACGATCGATCGCCGAATGCGTCCGCTCGCGCGCCTGCTGCCCGCGCTCGGTGCGGCCACGATGCTCTTCTGTCTGGCGCGCGGTCGCTTCGCCTCGCTGGGCACGCTCGACTGGACCGAGCTCGGCGTGACCTGGATGTTGCTCGCGGGGATCGGTGCTGCCGGCTGGCGCCGCTTCCGCATCGCCTTCCGCGGCGCCCCGCGCATGATGCGCGACGACGTGGAGCTCGGCGCGGTGCTGCTCGCCGCGGCCTACGCCGTGGTTCGCGTGGGCGGCGCGCCGCTCTATCCGCTCGTCTTCCTGGTGATGGCCTCGCTGGTGGCGTTCCTGCCGCGCGCGGCCGGCGCGGTGCTGCTCGGCGTGGCGCTCGCCTTCGACGCGGCGGTGCAGCTGCTCGCGGTTCCGCCGCACGCGATGGAGTTCGGCTCGCACGCCGCGTTCCTGGCGCTCTTCGCGGGCCTGTACCACGCGGTGCTCGCCGCGCAGATGGCTGCCGCGCGCGCCGCAGAGGCCAGCGCCGTCAAGCGTCGGCTCGCGGAGGTCGAAGAGCGCGCCCGCGCGTACCGCCTCGTCAACGCAGGCGGTTCCGAGACCACCGGTGGCGACGTCGAGGAGCGCGAGAAGTGGATGCTCGCGTCGGTGAAGGAAGTGGAAGGCGCCGTGTCGAGCGCGCTGGAGATCGCCGAGCTGGCGCTGCACACGCACACCTGCGCGGTGTTCCTGCTCTCGCTGAACGAGCGCGAGCTCAAGCTGCACGACTGCCGCTCGCAGTCCGAGCTGGTGAAGCGCGACGCGCTCAATGCTGGTGAGGGCCTGCTCGCGAGCGTCATCAAGCGCGGCGCGCCGGTGCGGCTCTGCGGAAACCTCAAGGGCGTGAGCTACTACGAGGGCGATCTGCACATCCAGAGCGTGCTGGCAGTGCCGCTGCTGGAGGCCGCGACCGACGGCGGCGGCCCGCGCGTGCGCGGCGTGCTCGTGGCCGATCGCCGCAACGCCGAGCCGTTCACCGATGCCGACGAGCAGATCCTGAACGCGGTGGCCGGCGAGGTGCTCCGCGCCATCGAGGTCGAGCGGGTGATGGGCTACATCAAGAAGACCCGCGACGAGAAGGATCGCTTCTACAAGGCCATCGAGGAGCTGAACCGCGTCACCAAGCCGGGCGAGGTCTTCGCCACCGCGAACGAGCTGGCGCGCTCGCTCTGCCGGCTGGACTTCGTGGCCTTCACGCTCGTGGAAGAGCAGGGCGGCAAGCGGCGCCACAAGGTGATGAGCGTCTCCGGCGTGACCGCGGCGCACGCGCTCTCGAACTACGTCTTCCCCGACAACAACGGGCTCGTGGCCAACGTCGTTCGCTACGGCGCCCCGCTGCCTGGCCGCGACGTGCGCTCGATGGACGCCACCGTCATCTTCGACGACGACGCCGCGGTGAAGGGCCTCGCGGGCTTGAAGATCTTCCCGCTGCGCGCGGGCGACAAGATCCTCGGCACGCTGGTGGCCGGCTCGCGTCGGCGCGGCGTGCTCGATGAAGAGGCGATGCGCGTCCTCGAGGTGCTCGCCATTCAAGCCGCCCAGAGCGTGCTGCGCGCGCAGCTCTTCGAGCAGATGGAGAAGATGGCCACCACGGACGGCCTCACCGGGCTCACCAACCACCGCACCTTCCAGAGCAAGCTCGACGAGCAGCTCGGCGTGGCCCGGCGCTACGGCCGCAAGCTCTCGTTCATCCTCACCGACATCGATCACTTCAAGAGCGTGAACGACACCTACGGCCACCCCGTGGGCGACCAGGTGCTCAAGGGCGTGGCGCGGATCCTCCAGGAGACCGCGCGCGACACCGACGTGGTGGCGCGCTACGGCGGCGAAGAGTTCGCGCTGGTGATGCCCGAGACAGACGCCGCCGGCGCCAAGGTCATCGCCGAGCGCATCCGCGAGCGCGTGAAGGCCACCGTCTTCCAGACCGAGCTCGGCCCGCTCAAGGTCACCATGTCGCTGGGGATCAGCACCTGCCCCGACGTGAGCGACAAGAAGGAAGTGCTGATCGAGAAGAGCGATCAGTGCCTCTACTTCGCCAAGCACCACGGACGTAACCGTTCGGTTACAGTCGCGGAAATGGAAGCCGGCAATCGCATGCGCGCGGCGGCTGCGGGTTAG
- a CDS encoding septum formation initiator family protein: MTRSTQLLAGAALAALLLAGLSASDAHGLRLQRKLKQESRVRAEKNQQLAEENERLKREISALNGDTRAVERAAREELGLVKSGEVVFTF; this comes from the coding sequence ATGACTCGCTCGACGCAGTTGCTCGCAGGTGCCGCGCTCGCCGCGCTGCTCCTGGCTGGGCTCTCGGCGTCGGACGCCCACGGCTTGCGGCTGCAGCGCAAGCTCAAGCAGGAGTCGCGCGTACGCGCCGAGAAGAACCAGCAGCTCGCCGAGGAGAACGAGCGCCTCAAGCGCGAGATCTCCGCGCTGAACGGCGACACGCGCGCGGTCGAACGCGCGGCGCGCGAGGAGCTGGGGTTGGTGAAGAGCGGGGAAGTGGTCTTCACGTTCTGA
- a CDS encoding amino acid adenylation domain-containing protein: METNQAREVGIVQVEMSRSRVASGELGARTQVDCHLGAAVRSAVTDAARELGVSLRDFTLAAFAALLHRHTQQARFSIAVMAPAGSTGWSWVAAEIGERTTFRELVAKMGAASVGVPAERPGSVDLGPGRGASFELAAPGELELDPPIRPRTSLALAIRDHGERASLELRFDAGIFERERMQELLAQYELLLGQAARAPEVELAQHSLVTERAKAVLPHPAQELARPPHAPVTDAFLACVARWPERVAISEASRSTTYRELERDSRAVAALLVKQGVKKGDVVAVTGPRGSAMVSAMLGILRSGAVLLTLDPRLPLERRRLMLEQAGARRLIALGNLDVDGLTGAGIQVVRTSQDANTVVPELTATELPTIDPESPAYVFFTSGSTGVPKGVLGRHAGLAHFLDWQRTRFELMPDDRASQLTALSFDVVLRDTFLALTSGGTLCIPDEADVLEPAKILGWLQAQRATVLHVVPSLARLWLAHAPPGLTLPDLRLVFFAGEPLTDVTVRQFRSVFGTRTTIVNLYGPTETTLAKCFQVVGARTEPGVQPVGRTLPETQALVLNKRRVQCGIDEAGEIAIRTPFRTLGYLNAPDVNARVFIKNPYRNDEADLLYLTGDAGRYRADGLLEILGRLDDQVKIRGIRVEPGEVEAVLVQHPGVREAVVVPRDDGAGGKALVAYVVPRASDGVASLREFLRARLPEQLVPSHFVTLSALPLNANGKVDRKELPMPSGSERALETTRVAARDAVEAKLLKMLEQLMETSGVGLDDDFFELGGHSFLALELVTEIEKELGARVPLGALLTQGTPRALAELIRSARIPEPGVLATLQAGEEGRTPVYWLPGGGGLSVMAFRRVSRALGADQPVFGLEADPDLERAPRTLEGIAASHIRSIQQRQPRGPYHLFGFSLGSFTAYEMALQLQRMGEEVGLLCVFDMAPGNVLTHAERLVVTAQRARHRLSGLSPFEVPARVGKMARNYVLETRERNRVMALKAGAFGAVVDQNRRAAYEYVRQPLRRFDGKVTIFLAQDSSLTGVSPRLDPRLGWRRSCSEIEVHRVPGDHLSMLDAHAESLGLVLRGVIDAATAIHQRDTVELKSKHPQPE, from the coding sequence ATGGAAACGAACCAGGCTCGTGAGGTGGGGATCGTCCAGGTCGAGATGTCGAGGAGTCGCGTCGCATCCGGCGAGCTGGGCGCCCGCACGCAGGTGGACTGCCACCTCGGCGCTGCCGTGCGCTCCGCGGTGACCGACGCGGCGCGCGAGCTCGGGGTGAGCCTGCGCGACTTCACGCTGGCGGCGTTCGCGGCGCTGCTCCATCGGCACACGCAGCAGGCGCGCTTCTCCATCGCGGTGATGGCGCCCGCGGGCTCGACGGGTTGGTCGTGGGTGGCCGCGGAGATCGGCGAGCGAACGACGTTCCGCGAGCTGGTGGCGAAGATGGGCGCAGCGTCGGTGGGCGTGCCCGCGGAGCGACCTGGCTCGGTCGACCTGGGGCCGGGCCGCGGCGCCAGCTTCGAGCTCGCGGCGCCGGGTGAGCTCGAGCTCGACCCGCCGATTCGACCGCGGACCTCGCTGGCCCTCGCCATCCGCGACCACGGTGAGCGCGCTTCTCTCGAGCTGCGCTTCGACGCGGGGATCTTCGAGCGCGAGCGGATGCAGGAGCTGCTCGCGCAGTATGAGCTCTTGCTCGGCCAGGCGGCCCGCGCGCCCGAGGTGGAGCTCGCGCAGCACTCGCTCGTCACCGAGCGCGCCAAGGCCGTGCTGCCCCATCCCGCGCAGGAGCTCGCGCGGCCGCCGCACGCGCCCGTCACAGACGCGTTCCTCGCCTGCGTGGCGCGGTGGCCGGAGCGCGTGGCCATCTCCGAAGCATCGCGGTCGACGACCTACCGCGAGCTCGAGCGCGATTCGCGCGCCGTGGCCGCGCTCCTGGTGAAGCAAGGCGTGAAGAAGGGGGACGTGGTTGCGGTGACCGGCCCGCGCGGCAGCGCCATGGTGAGCGCGATGTTGGGCATTCTGCGCAGTGGCGCGGTGCTGCTCACGCTCGATCCCCGGCTGCCGCTCGAGCGCCGCAGGCTGATGCTCGAGCAGGCCGGAGCGCGCCGCCTCATCGCGCTCGGCAATCTGGACGTCGACGGTCTCACTGGCGCTGGCATCCAGGTGGTGCGCACTTCGCAGGATGCGAACACCGTCGTGCCCGAGCTTACCGCCACCGAGCTGCCGACGATCGATCCCGAGTCTCCCGCGTACGTGTTCTTCACCTCGGGGAGCACCGGCGTCCCCAAGGGCGTGCTGGGACGCCACGCGGGGCTCGCGCACTTCCTCGACTGGCAGCGGACGCGCTTCGAGCTCATGCCCGACGACCGCGCCTCGCAGCTGACCGCGCTCTCGTTCGACGTGGTGCTGCGCGACACGTTCCTGGCGCTCACCAGCGGCGGCACGCTCTGCATTCCGGATGAGGCGGACGTTCTCGAGCCGGCGAAGATCCTGGGCTGGCTGCAGGCGCAGCGCGCGACCGTGCTGCACGTGGTTCCCTCGCTCGCGCGGCTCTGGCTGGCGCACGCGCCGCCCGGGCTGACGCTCCCCGATCTTCGCCTGGTGTTCTTCGCCGGCGAGCCGTTGACCGATGTGACCGTGAGGCAATTCAGGAGTGTCTTCGGAACCCGCACGACCATTGTGAACTTGTATGGACCCACGGAGACCACGCTCGCCAAGTGCTTTCAGGTGGTGGGCGCGCGGACCGAGCCCGGGGTGCAGCCCGTGGGCCGGACGCTGCCCGAGACCCAGGCGCTGGTGCTCAACAAGCGGCGGGTGCAGTGCGGGATCGATGAGGCCGGCGAGATCGCCATCCGCACGCCGTTTCGAACGCTGGGTTACTTGAACGCGCCCGACGTGAACGCGCGGGTATTCATCAAGAATCCATATCGAAATGATGAAGCCGATCTTCTGTATTTGACAGGCGACGCTGGGCGATATCGCGCCGACGGCCTGCTGGAGATCCTCGGGCGGCTCGACGACCAGGTGAAGATCCGCGGCATTCGCGTGGAGCCGGGCGAAGTGGAGGCCGTGCTCGTGCAGCATCCGGGAGTTCGCGAAGCGGTCGTGGTCCCGCGGGACGACGGCGCGGGTGGAAAGGCGCTGGTGGCCTACGTCGTCCCGCGGGCGAGCGACGGCGTCGCTTCGCTTCGCGAGTTTCTCCGCGCGCGGTTGCCGGAGCAGCTCGTGCCCAGCCACTTCGTGACCCTGTCCGCGCTGCCGCTCAATGCGAATGGCAAGGTCGATCGAAAGGAGCTCCCGATGCCGAGCGGAAGCGAGCGCGCGCTCGAGACCACGCGGGTGGCCGCGCGCGACGCCGTCGAGGCGAAGTTGCTGAAGATGCTCGAGCAGCTGATGGAGACGAGCGGGGTGGGCCTGGATGACGACTTCTTTGAGCTCGGAGGTCACTCCTTTCTGGCGCTCGAGCTGGTGACCGAGATCGAGAAGGAGCTCGGCGCGCGGGTTCCGCTGGGCGCGCTGCTCACCCAGGGAACGCCGCGCGCGCTGGCGGAGCTCATTCGCAGCGCTCGAATCCCCGAGCCCGGCGTGCTGGCGACGCTGCAAGCGGGCGAGGAGGGGCGGACGCCGGTCTACTGGCTGCCTGGCGGCGGCGGGCTCTCCGTCATGGCCTTTCGGCGCGTGTCGCGAGCGCTCGGCGCGGATCAGCCCGTGTTCGGCCTCGAGGCAGACCCGGACCTGGAGCGCGCGCCACGGACGTTGGAAGGCATCGCCGCGAGCCACATCCGCTCCATTCAGCAGCGGCAGCCGCGTGGGCCGTACCACCTGTTCGGCTTTTCGCTGGGCTCGTTCACGGCGTACGAGATGGCGCTCCAGCTGCAGCGCATGGGCGAGGAGGTGGGGCTGCTCTGCGTCTTCGACATGGCGCCGGGGAACGTGCTCACCCACGCCGAGCGGCTGGTGGTGACCGCCCAGCGGGCGCGCCATCGGCTCTCGGGGCTCTCGCCGTTCGAGGTGCCGGCTCGCGTGGGAAAGATGGCGCGCAACTACGTGCTCGAGACGCGTGAGCGCAACCGGGTGATGGCCTTGAAGGCGGGCGCGTTCGGCGCGGTGGTCGATCAGAATCGACGCGCGGCGTACGAGTACGTGCGGCAGCCGCTGCGGCGCTTCGACGGCAAGGTCACCATCTTCCTCGCGCAGGACTCGTCGCTGACGGGCGTCTCGCCGAGGCTCGATCCTCGGCTCGGCTGGAGGCGATCCTGCAGCGAGATCGAGGTGCATCGCGTCCCGGGCGATCACCTGTCGATGCTCGACGCGCACGCCGAGTCGCTGGGGCTGGTGCTGCGCGGCGTGATCGATGCGGCCACGGCGATCCACCAGCGGGACACTGTTGAATTAAAAAGTAAGCATCCCCAGCCCGAGTGA
- a CDS encoding DUF3943 domain-containing protein: protein MSALALALAAALTATPDVPSAVQEALVDADSTTHLTLTLDPPAQYVATPRPKRLRAAAEIGTFLALDWSLMLFTPPPVADPPGNVSVWTKLSLKGVTFDVSAFATNFGLHPLGGTLYYGTARSNHVSAFEAFAWVTAASTLWELAEYPENFSINDELVTPVAGAALGETMYQLASRLDRGPQSLPSTVLSWVLAPMKKIDDALDGIEPERGPPDGQLEVHQRIATGAARGASGWSPDVQLALDTRLIRDVMYGHPGHELRLELDGGATELSLSAASSRLGLEDFQLGARAWFATLYHRDLGVGLDGALHGHDVLLGAGPGYAVRLHDWSDAIRRPLDTYTAVHIPGVFGEVRSFMGPLVLSARLDAALSFGGTRSLVLDRDASAVPYDTLPTPQRAWGYYFGIGPTFAPTLAARLGPATLAATAHYDAFNGIMSRDVWPGRHPSAQLSDSLSGAGARLSWLLPWANLELTALAERLVRSGVADGTSMTAAETRVSLGLGMLTF, encoded by the coding sequence TTGAGCGCGCTCGCCCTCGCACTTGCTGCTGCGCTGACCGCGACGCCCGATGTCCCCAGCGCCGTACAAGAGGCGCTCGTCGACGCCGACAGCACCACGCACCTCACGCTCACGCTCGATCCGCCGGCGCAGTACGTCGCCACGCCGCGGCCGAAGCGCCTGCGCGCCGCCGCGGAGATCGGCACGTTCCTCGCGCTCGACTGGTCGCTGATGCTGTTCACACCGCCGCCCGTCGCCGATCCACCGGGCAACGTGAGCGTCTGGACCAAGCTCAGCCTCAAGGGCGTGACCTTCGACGTGAGCGCGTTCGCCACCAACTTCGGCCTCCACCCACTCGGCGGCACGCTCTACTACGGCACCGCGCGCTCGAATCACGTGAGCGCGTTCGAAGCCTTTGCCTGGGTGACCGCGGCCTCGACGCTCTGGGAGCTCGCCGAGTATCCCGAGAACTTCTCGATCAACGACGAGCTCGTGACGCCGGTCGCCGGCGCGGCGCTGGGGGAGACCATGTACCAGCTCGCGTCGCGGCTCGATCGTGGGCCGCAGAGCCTTCCATCGACGGTGCTGTCGTGGGTGCTCGCGCCCATGAAGAAGATCGACGACGCGCTCGACGGCATCGAGCCCGAGCGCGGCCCGCCAGACGGTCAGCTCGAGGTGCACCAGCGCATCGCGACCGGCGCGGCGCGTGGCGCGTCGGGTTGGTCGCCGGACGTGCAGCTCGCGCTCGACACGCGCCTCATTCGGGACGTGATGTACGGCCATCCCGGGCACGAGCTGCGACTCGAGCTCGACGGGGGCGCGACCGAGCTCTCACTCTCGGCGGCGTCGAGTCGCTTGGGGCTCGAGGACTTTCAGCTCGGCGCGCGCGCGTGGTTCGCGACGCTCTACCACCGCGATCTCGGCGTCGGACTGGACGGCGCCCTGCACGGCCATGACGTGCTGCTCGGCGCAGGCCCGGGCTACGCCGTGCGACTCCACGACTGGAGTGACGCGATCCGCCGGCCGCTGGACACGTACACCGCCGTGCACATTCCCGGCGTCTTCGGCGAGGTGCGGAGCTTCATGGGTCCGCTGGTGCTCAGCGCGCGCCTCGACGCGGCGCTCTCGTTCGGCGGGACCCGCTCGCTGGTGCTCGATCGCGACGCCAGCGCCGTCCCCTACGACACGCTGCCCACGCCCCAGCGCGCCTGGGGTTATTACTTTGGAATCGGCCCGACGTTCGCGCCGACCCTGGCGGCTCGACTGGGACCGGCAACGCTCGCCGCGACGGCGCACTACGACGCCTTCAATGGGATCATGAGCCGCGACGTCTGGCCAGGCCGACATCCGTCCGCGCAGCTCTCCGACTCGCTCTCCGGCGCCGGCGCGCGGCTGAGCTGGCTCCTGCCCTGGGCGAATCTGGAGCTGACCGCGCTCGCGGAGCGGCTGGTGCGCAGCGGCGTCGCGGACGGAACGTCGATGACGGCTGCCGAGACGCGCGTCTCACTCGGGCTGGGGATGCTTACTTTTTAA